A segment of the Panacibacter ginsenosidivorans genome:
GTCTTTTGTAAGTATCCAGCTAATACAACTTATTGCAGTTGTAGTACCCGTAATACCATAAATAAATCCTGCTGTGTGAAGACTTGTCTCACGCAAACCCATTGCATGATCGAGACCATGCAGCGGAAACGGTGTGTAAACATCATGTATTTTATACCCTGCTACCCGTACTTTTTTTACGGCAGGAAATAAAATATCCTCATCTTTAAAACAGCCTACTACAAATTTCTTTTTTGCCATATACTTGCGCTTTAAGCTGTGAACCCGTGCGTACAAAAATTTATATACAATACCTGCCTTTTTTGCTTCACAATGTTCAGAACGATGAACGGATTGCGACGCAACAGAAGTCCAATTATGGTTTCAAAAGCATGTATCAAAAAGGACTTATTTTTTAATGAGCATGTGCATACTCATGCACAAATTCTTCAACTTCTTTCTCTTCAATGTGCCCTACATTTTCCTTATAACTTTCACCTGTTGTTTTCAACACATGTTTGATCTCAGCTATAGCTATTACAGGGAAATATTTGGAAAACAGGAAGAAGCAGGTAAAGAATAAACCAAATGTACCTAGATAAAATCCGATTTCCCAAATAGATGGACTGTAATACACAGACCAGCTTGACGGAAGATAATCACGATATAAAGATGTAACGATGATCACAAAACGTTCAAACCACATACCAACGTTTACTATAATGCTCATGAAAAAAGTTACAAATATGTTTCTTCTCATCTTACGGAACCAGAATATTTGCGGGCTGATTACATTGCAAGACATCATTGCCCAATAAGCCCAGCCATAAGGGCTAAACAGATTGGCTCTGCTATACCAAAAAGCATAACCTTCATATTTATTCTGGCTATACCATGCCATAAACAATTCAGTAAGATAGGCACAACCAACAATTGAGCCTGTAAGAACAATTACTTTATTCATGGCCTCGATGTGACCAAGCGTAATATAATCTTCCAGTGAATATACTTTACGCAATACCAACATTAGCGTTTGCACCATTGCAAATCCAGAGAAGATAGCGCCTGCCACAAAGTAAGGAGGAAAAATAGTTGTATGCCAGCCCGGAATAACAGATGTTGCAAAGTCAAATGATACAATTGTGTGCACGGAAAGTACGAGCGGTGTAGCAAGACCTGCCAATACCAGTGCTAAAGATTCTTGCCTTTGCCAATGTTTGGTTGAACCACTCCATCCGAATGAAGCAATACCGTATAATTTTTTACGCAATTTTGTTTTGGCCCTGTCACGAACTGTAGCAAAGTCTGGAAGCAACCCACTGTACCAAAATAAAAGAGAAACAGTAAAGTAAGTAGAGATCGCGAATACATCC
Coding sequences within it:
- the nrfD gene encoding NrfD/PsrC family molybdoenzyme membrane anchor subunit, with the protein product MSLKYESQLREPLVYGSKDYHQVTEDICRPIEVKPSKLWYIGFFIAVALLMFGSYSVFSEVTYGVGQWNLNKTVGWGWDITNFVWWVGIGHAGTLISAILLLFRQGWRTGVNRAAEAMTIFAVMCAGQFPIWHMGRVWMAFFVMPYPNTRGPLWVNFNSPLLWDVFAISTYFTVSLLFWYSGLLPDFATVRDRAKTKLRKKLYGIASFGWSGSTKHWQRQESLALVLAGLATPLVLSVHTIVSFDFATSVIPGWHTTIFPPYFVAGAIFSGFAMVQTLMLVLRKVYSLEDYITLGHIEAMNKVIVLTGSIVGCAYLTELFMAWYSQNKYEGYAFWYSRANLFSPYGWAYWAMMSCNVISPQIFWFRKMRRNIFVTFFMSIIVNVGMWFERFVIIVTSLYRDYLPSSWSVYYSPSIWEIGFYLGTFGLFFTCFFLFSKYFPVIAIAEIKHVLKTTGESYKENVGHIEEKEVEEFVHEYAHAH